One Edaphobacter flagellatus genomic region harbors:
- a CDS encoding helix-turn-helix domain-containing protein, giving the protein MQRKPPARATIPAEEKLLVSRGEAAQLLSISQRGLDYLIANRKLPTRRIGGRVLIPVADLRKYARGDHPEHIVA; this is encoded by the coding sequence ATGCAGAGAAAGCCACCAGCGCGAGCCACCATTCCAGCCGAAGAAAAGCTGCTGGTCAGCCGTGGAGAGGCGGCTCAGCTCCTCTCCATCAGTCAGCGAGGGCTGGATTACCTGATTGCCAATCGGAAGTTACCCACGCGGCGAATAGGGGGTAGAGTGCTGATTCCGGTGGCAGATCTACGCAAGTATGCGCGGGGCGATCATCCAGAGCATATCGTGGCCTAA
- a CDS encoding conjugative transfer relaxase/helicase family protein — translation MLRSTPLFIENYKGKALLASKNTMQVLVPRQELTGADRSWAQRYQPNDVLHYSRTSKETGIGKGEYARVLAVNGQENLLIVLRGNGEQTTYDPRRQMGVSVYRADKKVFSVGDRIQFTAPNQELKIANRELASIENIGANGSMHLKLYSGRNVEVGLHGFPHIDHGYAVTSHSSQGQTAERVLIHADTELGAKDLLNHRMAYVSVSRGQWDAQIFTDNRDKLVQALSHDVSHKSALQPEQAITGAAQKIGPASEKVIERSMGYGLGL, via the coding sequence GTGCTGAGATCAACACCGCTATTCATCGAGAACTACAAGGGCAAGGCATTGTTGGCAAGCAAGAATACGATGCAAGTGCTTGTCCCACGGCAGGAACTGACCGGCGCGGATCGCAGTTGGGCACAGCGATATCAACCCAACGACGTACTGCATTATTCGCGGACATCGAAGGAAACCGGCATTGGTAAAGGCGAGTATGCCCGTGTTCTTGCAGTAAACGGCCAGGAGAATCTGCTTATAGTGCTGCGCGGTAACGGGGAACAAACAACCTACGACCCACGCCGTCAGATGGGTGTCTCTGTTTATCGGGCTGATAAAAAGGTGTTTTCCGTTGGTGATCGCATTCAGTTCACGGCACCCAATCAAGAACTGAAGATTGCCAATCGTGAGCTTGCCAGTATTGAGAACATCGGCGCGAACGGTTCGATGCACCTGAAGCTTTATAGCGGACGCAATGTTGAAGTCGGATTACACGGCTTTCCGCACATCGACCACGGTTACGCAGTTACCAGCCATTCGAGCCAAGGACAGACGGCAGAACGTGTGCTGATTCATGCGGACACGGAGCTTGGAGCCAAAGACCTGCTGAATCACCGCATGGCATATGTGTCTGTCTCGCGCGGGCAGTGGGACGCGCAGATATTCACCGACAACCGAGACAAGCTAGTGCAGGCTTTGAGTCACGATGTCTCGCACAAGAGCGCCCTTCAGCCAGAACAGGCAATCACAGGCGCGGCGCAAAAGATCGGCCCTGCGTCCGAGAAGGTGATCGAGCGCAGCATGGGATACGGATTGGGTTTGTAA